Proteins encoded in a region of the Arvicanthis niloticus isolate mArvNil1 chromosome 16, mArvNil1.pat.X, whole genome shotgun sequence genome:
- the Ido2 gene encoding indoleamine 2,3-dioxygenase 2 isoform X1 produces the protein MEPQSWSVKLAEPLSLGRYHISEEYGFLLPNPLEELPDHYKPWMETANRLPHLIESHQLRAHVYKMPLLDCRFLKSYREQRLAHLVLAAITMGFVWQEGEAQPQKVLPRTLAIPFVEVSRTLGLPPILVHSDLVLTNWTKRNPEGNLETIISFPGGESLQGFILVTVLVEKAAAPGIKALVQGVEAIRQHSQDTLLDALQQLRLSIQDITRALAQMHDYVDPDIFYTVIRIFLSGWKDNPAMPVGLVYEGVSTEPLKYSGGSAAQSSVLHAFDEFLGIQHCKESVGFLHRMRDYMPPSHKAFLEDLHSAPSLRDYIMDSGPGGCRTAYNQCVEALVELRSYHINMVARYIISAATKARSRMLTHVSPHALEDRGTGGTAVLSFLKSVREKTMEAILCPGDS, from the exons GAAGAACTCCCCGACCATTACAAGCCTTGGATGGAAACTGCCAATAGACTTCCTCACTTAATTGAGAGCCACCAGCTCCGAGCTCATGTGTACAAG ATGCCTCTCCTGGACTGCAGATTCCTAAAGAGTTACCGAGAGCAGCGCCTGGCACACCTGGTGCTGGCTGCTATCACCATGGGATTCGTCTGGCAGGAAGGGGAAGCCCAACCCCAAAAG GTGCTGCCAAGAACTCTTGCCATCCCTTTTGTTGAGGTATCCAGGACTTTGGGACTCCCACCTATCCTGGTCCACTCTGACCTGGTGCTGACAAACTGGACCAAAAGGAACCCAGAAGG TAACCTAGAGACCATCATCTCTTTTCCGGGGGGAGAGAGCCTGCAGGGCTTCATTCTGGTGACAGTCTTGGTGGAGAAGGCAGCAGCGCCTGGCATTAAG GCCCTAGTTCAGGGAGTGGAGGCCATTCGGCAACACAGCCAGGACACCTTGCTTGATGCTCTGCAGCAGCTGAGACTCTCCATCCAGGACATCACCAGAGCCTTGGCCCAAATGCATG ATTATGTAGACCCAGACATATTTTACACGGTCATCCGGATCTTCCTCTCTGG GTGGAAGGACAACCCAGCCATGCCTGTGGGGCTGGTCTACGAGGGCGTTTCCACAGAGCCTCTGAAGTACTCTGGAGGAAGTGCAGCCCAGAGCTCCGTGCTTCATGCCTTCGATGAGTTCCTGGGCATTCAGCACTGCAAGGAAAGTG TTGGCTTTCTACACAGAATGAGGGACTACATGCCGCCTTCCCATAAGGCCTTCCTGGAGGACCTCCACTCAGCTCCTTCACTGAGAGACTACATAATGGACTCTGGTCCCGGGGGCTGCCGGACAGCCTATAACCAGTGTGTGGAGGCCCTGGTGGAGCTGCGCAGTTACCACATCAACATGGTGGCCAGATACATTATCTCCGCGGCCACCAAGGCCAGGAGCAGGATGCTGACTCATGTTTCACCCCATGCCTTGGAAGACAGGGGCACTGGGGGCACTGCTGTGCTGAGCTTCTTGAAGAGTGTCAGAGAGAAGACCATGGAGGCCATCCTGTGTCCTGGTGATTCGTAG
- the Ido2 gene encoding indoleamine 2,3-dioxygenase 2 isoform X2 gives MEPQSWSVKLAEPLSLGRYHISEEYGFLLPNPLEELPDHYKPWMETANRLPHLIESHQLRAHVYKMPLLDCRFLKSYREQRLAHLVLAAITMGFVWQEGEAQPQKVLPRTLAIPFVEVSRTLGLPPILVHSDLVLTNWTKRNPEGPLEIGNLETIISFPGGESLQGFILVTVLVEKAAAPGIKALVQGVEAIRQHSQDTLLDALQQLRLSIQDITRALAQMHDYVDPDIFYTVIRIFLSGWKDNPAMPVGLVYEGVSTEPLKYSGGSAAQSSVLHAFDEFLGIQHCKESVGFLHRMRDYMPPSHKAFLEDLHSAPSLRDYIMDSGPGGCRTAYNQCVEALVELRSYHINMVARYIISAATKARSRMLTHVSPHALEDRGTGGTAVLSFLKSVREKTMEAILCPGDS, from the exons GAAGAACTCCCCGACCATTACAAGCCTTGGATGGAAACTGCCAATAGACTTCCTCACTTAATTGAGAGCCACCAGCTCCGAGCTCATGTGTACAAG ATGCCTCTCCTGGACTGCAGATTCCTAAAGAGTTACCGAGAGCAGCGCCTGGCACACCTGGTGCTGGCTGCTATCACCATGGGATTCGTCTGGCAGGAAGGGGAAGCCCAACCCCAAAAG GTGCTGCCAAGAACTCTTGCCATCCCTTTTGTTGAGGTATCCAGGACTTTGGGACTCCCACCTATCCTGGTCCACTCTGACCTGGTGCTGACAAACTGGACCAAAAGGAACCCAGAAGG ACCATTGGAAATAGG TAACCTAGAGACCATCATCTCTTTTCCGGGGGGAGAGAGCCTGCAGGGCTTCATTCTGGTGACAGTCTTGGTGGAGAAGGCAGCAGCGCCTGGCATTAAG GCCCTAGTTCAGGGAGTGGAGGCCATTCGGCAACACAGCCAGGACACCTTGCTTGATGCTCTGCAGCAGCTGAGACTCTCCATCCAGGACATCACCAGAGCCTTGGCCCAAATGCATG ATTATGTAGACCCAGACATATTTTACACGGTCATCCGGATCTTCCTCTCTGG GTGGAAGGACAACCCAGCCATGCCTGTGGGGCTGGTCTACGAGGGCGTTTCCACAGAGCCTCTGAAGTACTCTGGAGGAAGTGCAGCCCAGAGCTCCGTGCTTCATGCCTTCGATGAGTTCCTGGGCATTCAGCACTGCAAGGAAAGTG TTGGCTTTCTACACAGAATGAGGGACTACATGCCGCCTTCCCATAAGGCCTTCCTGGAGGACCTCCACTCAGCTCCTTCACTGAGAGACTACATAATGGACTCTGGTCCCGGGGGCTGCCGGACAGCCTATAACCAGTGTGTGGAGGCCCTGGTGGAGCTGCGCAGTTACCACATCAACATGGTGGCCAGATACATTATCTCCGCGGCCACCAAGGCCAGGAGCAGGATGCTGACTCATGTTTCACCCCATGCCTTGGAAGACAGGGGCACTGGGGGCACTGCTGTGCTGAGCTTCTTGAAGAGTGTCAGAGAGAAGACCATGGAGGCCATCCTGTGTCCTGGTGATTCGTAG